A region from the Flavobacterium enshiense genome encodes:
- a CDS encoding DUF6427 family protein, producing MIASLFNKSRPINYVLISLLLIGFYFLYLTKDFSWTEHYHTIILKSGLLLILTGSLFLVRFITKRNGLSKDNSFAAFIFVIFLIFFPTTLVNTNVILSNFFLLLALRRLVSMQSLITPKEKIFDASFWIFVAALFHFWCILFLILVFISIVFHVSGDYRNWLVPFIAFFTVLVLFAMAVLIFDHGLLAIVMEKAQVSFDFTYFENVFQNIALAIFSSIAVLFFSTQVLVLQNRPLNMQASYKKIIFGFLFGVAIYVLSASKNNSFLMYTFFPLSVLGANFLEGLDKQWLKETIVIGLLLIALIIFFGQL from the coding sequence ATGATAGCAAGCCTTTTTAATAAATCTCGGCCAATTAATTACGTTTTAATCAGTTTATTGCTGATTGGCTTTTACTTTTTGTACCTAACCAAGGATTTTTCATGGACGGAACACTACCATACGATTATCCTGAAATCAGGGTTGCTGCTTATTCTTACTGGGTCTTTATTCCTGGTAAGGTTTATCACTAAACGAAACGGATTGAGCAAAGACAATAGTTTTGCGGCTTTTATATTTGTTATTTTTCTGATTTTTTTCCCGACAACTTTGGTCAATACCAATGTTATTTTGTCCAATTTTTTCCTGTTGCTGGCTTTGCGCCGATTGGTTTCTATGCAATCGCTGATTACTCCGAAAGAAAAGATTTTTGACGCGTCGTTTTGGATTTTTGTTGCCGCGTTATTTCACTTTTGGTGCATATTGTTCCTGATCCTCGTATTCATTTCCATTGTCTTTCACGTATCCGGTGATTATCGTAACTGGCTAGTGCCATTTATTGCCTTTTTTACCGTATTAGTGTTGTTTGCCATGGCAGTGCTTATTTTCGATCATGGTCTATTGGCTATCGTGATGGAAAAAGCGCAAGTCAGTTTCGATTTTACCTATTTTGAAAATGTGTTTCAGAATATTGCACTGGCTATTTTTTCTTCGATAGCGGTGCTGTTCTTTTCCACTCAGGTTTTAGTATTGCAAAACCGGCCGTTAAACATGCAGGCTTCTTATAAGAAAATTATTTTCGGTTTTCTCTTTGGGGTTGCTATTTATGTTTTGTCGGCCAGTAAAAACAATAGCTTTTTGATGTATACCTTTTTTCCGTTATCGGTATTAGGGGCTAACTTTCTGGAAGGATTGGATAAGCAATGGC
- a CDS encoding DUF6341 family protein: MKAFFEGIAYLFEEILFAPMNWMAELELSNWWTANIINWIFLVICCAATWYWTKELMIFRAKGDDDQDTTAHSFLK; this comes from the coding sequence ATGAAAGCTTTTTTTGAAGGAATAGCCTATTTATTCGAAGAAATTCTTTTCGCACCTATGAACTGGATGGCTGAACTGGAATTATCTAACTGGTGGACCGCAAACATTATCAACTGGATTTTTCTCGTTATCTGTTGCGCAGCTACATGGTACTGGACAAAAGAACTAATGATCTTCAGGGCCAAAGGGGACGATGACCAAGACACTACAGCACACTCATTCTTAAAATAA